A portion of the Burkholderia sp. GAS332 genome contains these proteins:
- a CDS encoding efflux transporter, outer membrane factor (OMF) lipoprotein, NodT family, producing the protein MKLSRALPLLPLLPLAVALNGCMNVGPNYALPKQALVNAPLANAPIEGADAKLTTRQNVPAVWWKLYDDPVLNSLVDQALQSNTDLRVAAANLARSREALGVAQAQGGFSGKSSVLLERAQESAEQYLLTEKLPVVNEGDIGISISYEIDLFGKLRRGVEAAAADTESVQAAGDLARITVVADVVRAYVDQCSAAEELRVAQQSLALQKQRADVSRRLRDAGRGNQPDVTRNQTQVDTLAADIPRYTGRRQIAQYRLAALLARAPSDLPPAVLACNTLPQIRQPIPIGDGAALLKRRPDVREAERQLAASTARIGVATGALYPSVSIGASAGLTGILEDLGTSPTARWAFGPLISWTFPTNGARGRVREAEASSNVALAKFDGVVLTALRETETSLATYASDAARADALRAALKSAAQSADETHRLYVAGRESFISDLDATRTLTSTKSQVAAAEGQVAIDQVNLFLALGGGWETDAPTAPEATVPNAATSAAAASVKTVPTAANKTP; encoded by the coding sequence ATGAAGCTGTCGCGTGCCCTGCCCTTATTGCCGCTGTTGCCTTTGGCCGTCGCGCTCAACGGCTGCATGAACGTCGGCCCCAATTACGCGTTGCCGAAGCAGGCGCTGGTCAACGCGCCCCTCGCCAACGCGCCGATCGAAGGCGCCGATGCCAAACTGACCACCCGGCAAAACGTGCCCGCGGTCTGGTGGAAGCTCTATGACGATCCGGTGCTGAACAGCCTCGTCGACCAAGCGCTGCAATCGAATACCGACTTGCGCGTCGCGGCGGCCAACCTCGCGCGTTCGCGTGAAGCGCTGGGTGTGGCGCAAGCGCAAGGCGGCTTCTCCGGCAAGAGTTCGGTGCTGCTCGAACGCGCGCAGGAATCGGCCGAGCAGTATCTGCTTACCGAGAAGCTGCCGGTCGTCAATGAAGGCGATATCGGTATCAGCATCTCGTACGAGATCGACCTGTTCGGCAAGCTGCGGCGTGGTGTCGAAGCGGCGGCGGCGGACACGGAATCCGTACAGGCTGCGGGCGATCTCGCGCGAATCACGGTGGTCGCAGACGTGGTGCGCGCTTACGTCGACCAATGCTCGGCCGCCGAGGAACTCAGGGTCGCGCAGCAGTCGCTGGCATTGCAGAAGCAGCGTGCGGACGTGTCGCGCCGGCTGCGCGACGCGGGCCGCGGCAATCAACCCGATGTGACGCGTAACCAGACCCAGGTCGATACCCTGGCGGCGGATATTCCGCGCTACACGGGGCGCCGCCAGATTGCGCAATACCGGCTCGCGGCGCTGCTGGCACGCGCACCGTCCGATTTGCCGCCGGCCGTGCTGGCCTGCAACACGCTGCCGCAGATCCGTCAGCCGATTCCGATCGGCGATGGCGCCGCGCTGCTCAAGCGCCGTCCGGACGTGCGCGAGGCCGAGCGTCAACTGGCGGCTTCGACGGCGCGCATCGGCGTCGCGACGGGCGCGTTATATCCGTCTGTGAGCATCGGGGCATCGGCGGGTTTGACCGGGATTCTGGAAGACCTCGGCACGTCGCCGACGGCGCGCTGGGCCTTCGGTCCGCTGATCAGTTGGACTTTCCCCACCAATGGCGCACGAGGCCGTGTGCGCGAAGCGGAAGCGTCGAGCAACGTGGCGTTGGCGAAGTTCGACGGCGTGGTGCTGACCGCATTGCGTGAAACCGAAACCAGCCTCGCGACCTATGCATCCGACGCCGCCCGCGCCGACGCGCTGCGTGCCGCGCTGAAGTCGGCCGCCCAGTCGGCGGATGAAACGCATCGGCTGTACGTCGCCGGACGCGAGTCGTTCATTTCGGATCTGGATGCGACGCGCACGCTGACTTCAACGAAGTCTCAGGTGGCGGCCGCGGAAGGCCAGGTGGCGATCGATCAGGTCAACCTGTTCCTCGCGCTCGGCGGTGGGTGGGAGACCGATGCGCCGACGGCGCCTGAGGCCACGGTGCCCAACGCGGCGACTTCCGCTGCTGCGGCGTCGGTCAAGACCGTGCCGACGGCGGCCAACAAAACGCCTTGA
- a CDS encoding hypothetical protein (manually curated), which produces MSNFMQGAATLGGCIGVFTVVVAVVEMLAN; this is translated from the coding sequence ATGTCGAATTTCATGCAAGGCGCAGCCACACTGGGCGGCTGTATCGGCGTTTTTACGGTGGTCGTCGCGGTCGTGGAGATGCTGGCGAACTGA